A window from Catalinimonas alkaloidigena encodes these proteins:
- a CDS encoding arabinogalactan endo-beta-1,4-galactanase — MHHLATFLLVVLTCLFGCTPPEAPTDPEDTLAVPTPDTTLPAVTFYQGVDLSYVNQILDHGGTYRDSGEVRSPYRIFKDHGANLARFRLWHQPTWTRDVYGSAGTQLYNDLADVTEAIRLAKAQGMAINLDFHYSDTWTDPGKNQVPAAWRDITSLDVLADSIYQYTYQTLQHLAQRGLMPEMVQIGNEINCGFYFTEAPAGLPKASVCQEPAHWQALGQLLNAGIRAVREVAKSTDVQPQILLHVADPKNITWWFDNVTTTGQVHDFDVLGFSFYPLWHSEGVQLENLGEHVARYKSKYHKQVMILETAYPWTTEGADSYSNIFGSGTPLAGYPFTKTGQAQLLREMTRQMRNGGGYGIIYWEPAWITSQMKDLWGTGSSWENATLFDFQGAPLPGMAYLKE; from the coding sequence ATGCACCACCTCGCTACGTTTCTGCTGGTTGTACTGACGTGCCTGTTCGGCTGTACTCCCCCGGAAGCGCCTACCGACCCGGAAGACACGCTCGCCGTGCCCACCCCTGACACCACGCTCCCTGCCGTCACGTTTTACCAGGGCGTGGATCTTTCGTACGTCAACCAGATTCTGGACCACGGCGGCACCTACCGGGATTCCGGCGAAGTCCGCAGTCCGTATCGGATTTTCAAAGATCATGGTGCCAACTTGGCCCGCTTCCGCCTGTGGCACCAGCCTACCTGGACCCGAGACGTGTACGGCAGTGCCGGAACGCAGCTTTACAACGACCTTGCCGACGTGACGGAAGCCATCCGGCTCGCCAAGGCGCAGGGCATGGCCATCAACCTGGATTTTCATTACTCCGATACGTGGACCGATCCCGGTAAGAATCAGGTCCCGGCCGCCTGGCGCGACATCACCTCGCTCGATGTCCTGGCCGACTCGATTTACCAGTACACCTACCAGACCTTGCAGCACCTCGCGCAACGGGGCCTGATGCCGGAAATGGTGCAGATCGGCAACGAGATCAACTGCGGCTTTTATTTTACTGAGGCGCCCGCGGGCCTGCCGAAAGCTTCTGTGTGTCAGGAACCTGCCCACTGGCAGGCGCTCGGGCAGTTGCTGAACGCCGGCATCCGGGCCGTGCGCGAGGTGGCGAAATCAACGGACGTACAACCGCAGATCCTCCTGCACGTAGCCGACCCGAAAAACATCACGTGGTGGTTCGACAACGTCACCACCACGGGCCAGGTACACGACTTTGATGTGCTTGGGTTTTCGTTCTACCCCCTCTGGCACAGCGAAGGGGTCCAACTGGAGAACCTGGGCGAGCACGTGGCGCGCTACAAAAGCAAGTACCACAAACAAGTGATGATTCTGGAAACGGCTTATCCCTGGACCACCGAAGGGGCCGACAGCTATTCCAACATTTTCGGTAGTGGCACTCCGCTGGCGGGCTATCCGTTCACGAAGACCGGGCAGGCGCAACTGTTGCGGGAGATGACGCGCCAGATGCGCAACGGCGGCGGCTACGGCATCATCTACTGGGAGCCCGCCTGGATCACCTCGCAGATGAAAGACCTGTGGGGCACCGGCTCCTCCTGGGAAAACGCCACCTTGTTCGATTTTCAGGGAGCACCGCTACCCGGCATGGCTTACCTGAAAGAATAG
- a CDS encoding nuclear transport factor 2 family protein: MTTNPKTLVEEINRTFEEADIEAFLRHCTDDVRWNMLGSAPWIGKDAIREAMGEMNPANAPKIYATRMIAEGDIVACEGTMEMTDTQGKFHQGAYCDVYRLQDGKVKELTSYYVETKEKAAAELTQ, encoded by the coding sequence ATGACGACCAACCCCAAAACCCTCGTTGAAGAGATCAACCGCACGTTCGAAGAAGCCGACATCGAAGCCTTTCTGCGCCATTGTACCGACGATGTCCGCTGGAACATGCTCGGTTCCGCACCCTGGATCGGCAAAGACGCCATTCGCGAAGCCATGGGCGAAATGAACCCGGCCAACGCGCCTAAAATTTATGCTACGCGCATGATTGCCGAAGGCGATATCGTTGCATGCGAAGGCACGATGGAAATGACCGACACCCAAGGAAAATTTCACCAGGGTGCCTACTGTGACGTGTACCGCCTGCAAGACGGCAAGGTCAAAGAGCTGACGTCGTATTACGTGGAGACCAAAGAAAA
- the galA gene encoding beta-galactosidase GalA, with the protein MMHRTFCLFFGLLGLVAPTASCFAQTVPRQKTLFDNDWKFHFGHAADPQQDFDFTVANIFSKSGKAVGTAIDPRFADSTWQTLQLPHDWAVQLPFVEVDNFDVMAHGYKPVGGLFPETSIGWYRKHFQVARADSGQRFVIEFDGVFRDSQIWLNGFYLGNHPSGYTGVAYDLTDYLRYGEANVLVVRVDATQYEGWFYEGAGIYRHVWLHQYDPLHIPLHGVFVHAKVEGPQAIVTVEASVENETDTPVEGTVAAYLLDRDGKRLAESKADFSALPAHDTQTVVQHLTLPTPHLWSLDDPYRYRMVTEIQRNNKVVDRVETRFGVRTIEITPDRGMFLNGQHVMLQGVNCHQDHAGVGSAVPDALQYYRIRLLKEMGVNAYRASHNPPTPELLDACDSLGMLVMDENRLLNSSPAYLQQLEDLIVRDRNHPSVFMWSIGNEEPSQTSAIGRRIAQTLLQKQRELDPTRTSTYAADLANVYKGINEVIPVRGFNYRHEGVAPYHADHPEQPLVGTEMGSTVTTRGIYVVDSIRGYVPDYDSTHPWWSSTAEAWWTEAAAHPYWMGGFIWTGFDYRGEPTPYAWPNINSHFGVMDVCGFPKNIYYYYQSWWTDEDVLHLTPHWNWPGREGQPIKVWVNTNAETVELFLNGKSLGTKTMPRNEHLEWMVPYQPGKLEAVALKDGRKIRKKMETTGAAYRIVLTPDRTTLTPDGRDATVLNVSVQDKKGREVPDAQHLIRFSLDGTGRMLGVGNGDPSSHEPDQCPDGQWQRHLFNGKCQLIVQAGTQPGTFTIGATAEGLKAASVVIQMP; encoded by the coding sequence ATGATGCATCGCACGTTTTGTCTTTTCTTCGGCCTCCTGGGACTGGTTGCGCCGACGGCTTCCTGTTTCGCGCAAACGGTTCCTCGTCAGAAGACCCTCTTCGACAACGACTGGAAGTTTCACTTCGGGCACGCGGCCGACCCGCAACAGGATTTCGATTTCACCGTCGCCAACATCTTTTCGAAATCGGGTAAAGCCGTGGGCACGGCCATCGATCCGCGCTTTGCGGACAGTACTTGGCAAACGCTCCAACTCCCGCACGACTGGGCGGTGCAACTTCCTTTTGTGGAGGTCGATAATTTCGACGTGATGGCGCACGGTTACAAACCCGTCGGCGGTCTATTTCCCGAAACCAGCATCGGGTGGTACCGCAAGCACTTTCAGGTGGCCCGGGCTGACTCCGGGCAGCGGTTCGTGATCGAATTCGACGGGGTTTTCCGGGACAGTCAAATCTGGCTGAACGGATTTTACTTGGGCAACCATCCGAGCGGCTACACCGGTGTGGCCTACGACCTGACCGATTACCTGCGCTACGGCGAAGCGAATGTGTTGGTGGTGCGGGTCGACGCCACGCAATACGAAGGGTGGTTCTACGAAGGTGCGGGCATCTACCGCCATGTGTGGCTGCACCAGTACGATCCGCTCCACATACCCCTGCACGGCGTTTTTGTCCACGCGAAAGTCGAGGGGCCACAGGCGATCGTGACCGTCGAAGCGTCGGTAGAAAACGAAACAGACACGCCGGTCGAGGGCACGGTGGCCGCCTACCTACTGGACCGGGACGGCAAGCGCCTCGCCGAAAGCAAAGCCGATTTTTCGGCACTGCCGGCACACGATACGCAGACCGTAGTGCAACACTTGACGTTGCCCACTCCTCACCTCTGGTCGCTGGACGATCCCTATCGCTACCGCATGGTGACCGAGATTCAGCGGAACAACAAAGTGGTGGATCGGGTCGAGACGCGCTTCGGTGTACGGACGATTGAGATCACGCCTGACCGTGGGATGTTTCTTAACGGGCAGCACGTCATGCTCCAGGGTGTCAACTGTCACCAGGATCACGCCGGAGTCGGCAGCGCGGTGCCCGATGCGCTGCAGTACTACCGCATCCGTCTCTTAAAAGAAATGGGGGTCAACGCCTACCGGGCCAGCCACAACCCGCCCACGCCGGAACTGCTCGACGCCTGCGACAGCCTCGGCATGCTGGTGATGGACGAAAACCGACTCCTCAACAGCAGTCCGGCGTATCTGCAACAACTGGAAGACCTGATCGTCCGCGACCGCAACCATCCGTCTGTTTTCATGTGGTCGATCGGCAACGAAGAGCCGTCGCAGACCTCGGCCATCGGGCGGCGGATTGCCCAGACACTCCTGCAAAAACAGCGGGAACTGGACCCGACGCGGACCAGCACCTACGCGGCCGACCTGGCTAACGTATACAAAGGCATCAACGAAGTGATTCCGGTGCGCGGCTTCAACTACCGCCACGAGGGCGTCGCTCCCTACCACGCCGACCACCCGGAGCAACCGCTCGTCGGGACGGAAATGGGCAGCACGGTGACGACGCGCGGCATCTACGTGGTCGATTCGATCCGGGGCTACGTTCCCGATTACGACTCTACGCACCCCTGGTGGTCGTCGACGGCCGAAGCGTGGTGGACCGAGGCGGCAGCGCATCCTTACTGGATGGGCGGCTTCATCTGGACCGGCTTCGATTATCGGGGTGAGCCCACGCCCTACGCGTGGCCCAACATCAACTCCCATTTCGGGGTGATGGATGTGTGCGGCTTTCCGAAAAACATTTACTACTACTACCAGTCGTGGTGGACCGATGAAGACGTACTGCACCTGACGCCCCACTGGAACTGGCCGGGCCGCGAAGGGCAACCGATCAAAGTATGGGTGAACACCAATGCTGAAACGGTCGAGTTGTTTCTGAACGGCAAAAGCCTGGGTACGAAAACCATGCCCCGGAACGAGCACCTGGAGTGGATGGTGCCCTACCAGCCGGGCAAACTGGAAGCCGTGGCCCTCAAAGACGGTCGGAAGATCCGGAAGAAGATGGAAACGACCGGCGCCGCCTACCGCATTGTACTGACGCCCGATCGCACCACCCTCACCCCTGACGGTCGCGACGCAACGGTGCTCAACGTTTCGGTGCAGGACAAAAAGGGCCGGGAGGTACCCGACGCCCAACACCTGATTCGGTTTTCGCTGGACGGCACGGGGCGCATGCTGGGCGTGGGCAACGGCGATCCCAGTTCGCACGAACCCGATCAGTGTCCCGACGGGCAGTGGCAACGTCATCTCTTCAACGGCAAGTGTCAGTTGATTGTACAGGCCGGAACGCAACCCGGCACGTTCACCATCGGCGCCACCGCGGAAGGCTTGAAAGCGGCTTCGGTGGTTATACAGATGCCGTAG
- a CDS encoding GlxA family transcriptional regulator, with translation MKHVSILVPQGHTSVVNIEGTRHIFSEANACLVGQGHGPAFEINLVGLGREVRQATGFFTVNPDRLLQEVTHTDLIIIPALHGDLPQAIARNEAFLPWIVEHYQHGAEVASFCVGAFFLAATGLLHGKQCATHWAHAPAFRRMFPDVHLVDDKILTEEDRIYTSGGAYSYLNLLLHLIEKYAGRELAILIAKMFAIELDRSSQSAFIIFQGQKAHEDEAVRKAQAFIEQHVQDRITVDQLADLLAVGRRSLERRFKKATGNTVTEYIQRVKVEASKKCLETSRKTVNEVMFDVGYNDTKAFRTVFKKITGLSPLEYRNKYNKATMRLAG, from the coding sequence ATGAAACACGTCTCAATTCTGGTGCCGCAGGGGCACACCAGCGTGGTCAATATTGAGGGCACACGCCACATTTTTAGCGAAGCAAATGCCTGCTTGGTCGGGCAGGGACACGGGCCCGCCTTCGAGATTAATTTAGTCGGATTGGGGCGTGAGGTGAGGCAAGCCACGGGCTTTTTTACCGTAAACCCCGACCGGCTGTTGCAGGAGGTGACGCACACCGACCTGATCATCATTCCGGCGCTGCACGGCGACCTGCCCCAGGCCATTGCCCGGAACGAGGCGTTTCTACCCTGGATTGTGGAGCACTACCAGCACGGTGCCGAGGTCGCCAGTTTTTGTGTCGGTGCGTTTTTTCTGGCGGCCACGGGGCTGCTGCACGGGAAGCAGTGCGCGACCCACTGGGCACACGCTCCTGCATTCCGGCGCATGTTTCCGGACGTGCATCTGGTCGACGACAAAATTCTGACGGAAGAAGACCGCATCTACACCAGTGGCGGGGCGTATTCGTACCTGAATCTGCTCCTGCATCTAATCGAAAAGTATGCCGGACGTGAGCTGGCGATCCTGATCGCCAAGATGTTCGCCATTGAGTTGGACCGGAGTAGTCAGTCGGCCTTCATCATTTTTCAGGGACAGAAAGCGCACGAAGACGAGGCGGTGCGCAAAGCGCAGGCGTTTATCGAACAGCACGTGCAGGACCGAATCACGGTCGATCAACTGGCCGACCTGCTGGCTGTGGGGCGACGTAGCCTGGAGCGCCGGTTCAAAAAAGCGACGGGCAACACCGTGACAGAATACATCCAGCGTGTTAAAGTCGAGGCCTCGAAAAAATGCCTTGAGACCAGCCGTAAAACCGTCAACGAGGTGATGTTCGACGTCGGTTACAACGACACCAAGGCTTTCCGTACCGTCTTTAAGAAAATCACCGGCCTGTCGCCCCTCGAATACCGCAACAAGTACAACAAGGCAACGATGCGTCTCGCAGGGTAG
- a CDS encoding RagB/SusD family nutrient uptake outer membrane protein produces the protein MKKLYFLLSTLVLLAGGCTENLDPQLYGSLSPVNFPQSENDFELYMLEVYKPFNAKWGYQDLDWQNNFYSYEYGYVQLFDAPTDLFAEFPEWGGFFEAFSKANFVFLKTQGRTSHFEKVRFVTRITKIIDDLEQADIREEPKNQFLAEAHMARGWIMYYLLHLYGPLPVILDPALIGTDAEDNLTRPDRATYVSAIAEDLQFAAEHLDAYPAEYGRFNRGIALTVLMRLYLNEKNFQQAEEIGREIQTMGYSLVEDYTSLFREATEINNETIFAVSCQPDQSGNQNQGNMNAFAFYCYPSDYPGEKVQGGWPSPNGVYAANWSFYDSFDPNDERRNLLVAEYVNKSGETRDRSNLRGAVVAKYPDEGGGTNAFQGNDLPLARYADVLLMLAEAINETSGPTAEAVELINQVRRRAGIGDLPEADIASKEALRDAILRERGWELYFEGYRKMDLVRHGKWEAALQSVGKTPGPTLLPLPDYAINNSGGQLTQNEGY, from the coding sequence ATGAAAAAACTATATTTTCTGCTCAGTACGCTGGTGCTGCTGGCCGGCGGCTGTACCGAAAACCTGGACCCGCAACTTTACGGATCGCTCTCGCCGGTCAACTTTCCGCAATCGGAAAACGATTTCGAGCTCTACATGCTGGAAGTGTACAAGCCTTTCAATGCGAAGTGGGGTTACCAGGACCTGGACTGGCAAAACAACTTCTACAGCTACGAGTACGGCTACGTGCAGCTTTTCGACGCACCCACCGATCTGTTTGCGGAGTTTCCCGAATGGGGCGGCTTTTTCGAAGCCTTCAGCAAGGCCAATTTCGTCTTTCTGAAGACGCAGGGCCGCACCAGTCACTTCGAGAAAGTCCGGTTTGTGACCCGCATCACGAAGATCATCGACGACCTGGAACAAGCCGACATTCGGGAAGAGCCTAAAAATCAATTCCTGGCCGAGGCCCACATGGCCCGCGGCTGGATCATGTACTACCTGCTGCACCTGTACGGCCCGCTGCCGGTGATTCTGGACCCGGCGTTGATCGGCACCGACGCCGAAGACAACCTCACCCGTCCGGACCGGGCCACGTACGTGAGCGCCATTGCGGAAGACCTGCAATTTGCGGCAGAGCACCTGGACGCGTACCCCGCCGAATACGGCCGGTTTAATCGCGGCATTGCCCTGACGGTGCTGATGCGCCTGTACCTGAACGAGAAGAATTTTCAACAGGCCGAGGAAATCGGGCGCGAAATTCAGACGATGGGCTACAGTTTGGTGGAAGATTACACGAGCCTGTTCCGCGAGGCGACGGAAATCAACAACGAAACCATTTTTGCGGTCTCCTGCCAGCCCGACCAGAGCGGCAACCAGAACCAGGGCAACATGAACGCCTTCGCGTTTTACTGTTACCCCTCTGATTACCCCGGCGAAAAAGTGCAGGGCGGCTGGCCCAGCCCCAACGGCGTTTACGCCGCCAACTGGTCGTTCTACGATTCGTTCGACCCGAACGACGAACGGCGGAATCTGCTGGTAGCCGAATACGTCAACAAAAGCGGCGAAACCCGCGACCGTAGCAACCTGCGCGGAGCAGTAGTAGCCAAGTATCCGGACGAAGGAGGAGGCACCAACGCCTTCCAGGGCAACGACCTGCCGCTGGCCCGCTATGCCGACGTGCTGCTGATGCTGGCCGAGGCCATCAACGAAACCAGCGGTCCTACGGCCGAGGCCGTCGAGCTGATCAACCAGGTGCGCCGCCGGGCGGGCATTGGCGATCTGCCCGAAGCCGACATCGCCTCGAAAGAGGCCCTACGCGATGCCATTCTCCGCGAACGCGGCTGGGAGCTTTATTTTGAAGGCTACCGCAAGATGGACCTGGTTCGCCACGGCAAATGGGAAGCGGCGTTGCAGTCGGTCGGCAAAACGCCGGGGCCGACGCTTCTCCCCCTCCCCGACTACGCCATTAACAACAGCGGCGGCCAACTCACGCAAAACGAAGGATACTAA